The following is a genomic window from Carassius gibelio isolate Cgi1373 ecotype wild population from Czech Republic chromosome B7, carGib1.2-hapl.c, whole genome shotgun sequence.
GGCATTTACATTATATGTGGTGTGAGAAAGTGACACAAGCAAAAAAGCTACACTAAATCTGATCTGAAACTGATTTCCAGAAAAGTGATTTATACATATGGATGGAGCTTGAAATGGATTTGAAGAAACTGTATTtcacatgattttttttgtttttcagacttTCTAAATATGATCGGATTCCAATCAGATATGTACAAAAATTGGATTTGGACTGACAGTCTTTAAATATAAGAAAACGAAATATGGACCACCTGAAGATCTGGTCTCGAATGATGGGGTATTCTCCTGttacaacattgtcaacataggAAGTAAACCACTCAGTAAAATTAGGACCtgataaagagaaaagaggagagagaagagtTGATATAATCTGAGACTGTTTATAAAACAGTCAATGCAGAAATGAAGGCTTTTGCCATTTTGTTACCCGTAATGAACACGTCAATCGCTGAGGGATCTTGTGCCAGTTGATCCTGTGAGGAAAAGACAAATGAGAGCTAGCAAGAAGGACTGTAATGCAAGAGACAAGAACACCTCCTACTGGTCAAACTGCAATAGCGCTAGAAAAGATACCCCTCTTTTATCTAGTGCTGGAGGAGAGTTGTACTCGATGTGGTGAACTGAGTCACCTCCTGTCTGCTACAATGGAGTTGAGAGGCCTTTTAAAGAAGTAATTcgaccaaaaaatgaaaatatattgaaatgtacTCTTACCTCCAGGACATCTAAGTATCTAAGGTGAATTTGTTTCCTCGTCAGATTTGAGGAATTTATCATTACTCTTTAGCATCACTTCTTCACCAAAGGaaccctctgcagtgaatgggtgccatcagaatgataatcaaaagaACTGTTTTAGACTGTTTTCACTTTTAAGTGGTGCTTGATCTGTACTTTATTCTCTCTGGATACAGACAAGGTAACTTTTTTGTTGGAGAAcccaatatgtgaccctggaccacaaaaccttaagtcttaagtcgctgtggtatatttgtagcaatagacaaaaatatattgtatgggtcaaaattataaatttttcttttaatgtctggttttgtggtccagggtcgcaTAATACAAATAGGACTCATACTTTACTGAAGAAATGGTTTAAAGTAAAAACGTCTAAATTATGGGTTTATTACTAACAAGAAGATTCTCAACTCACATTAAATGAATGGTTGGATCTCTGtgactattgtgatgtttttttttttaatcagatgttatttattctgacagcacccattgactgcagagCATTTATTGAAGAACAGGtgatgcaatgttacatttctctgAGGCTGttctgatgaggaaacaaactcatctacatcatagatgacctgagggtgagtacatgttatgcaaatttttcatttttgagtgaaccattCCTGTAATATTACCATTTAGTCTCCAGCAATGATATGGTTTGTATCAGAGTTTCACTTTTCATAACCGTTGGCAAGCCTTACATAAATGCATGTTTATGCATGGCAGATTGTTGTGGTCTGAGGGTGGTGATCTAACCGGGCACTGATAGAAGATCTCACTGCATGTTCGTCCCTCTGTGCTCTCCAAGGCCATGTACTGGCTGAGGCCGGTGTGGAAGCAAAATGTGAGTGGAAGACACTGCCGCATTCCCCTCCTCTGCTGAAATCCCCCCGCTGCGGTCTCAATGTCCAACAGGTCCTCTGAGCGATAGTGATTGGACAAAGCCATGCTGCCCATCAGCCTGTGGAGGGGGAGATCGTGCAAAGATTGGTTATGATAATGTTAAAGGTTTACTGGCATGTTAACTCCATCCCAGCTTCCTTTGTTATTTACAATATGAGTAAGAGTGTAATTTAAAAACCTTTTtgaggtgatatatatatatatatatacacacatacatacacacatatatatatatatataagagataTTGGAATGTGAGAAACATATCTGTGGATCTTCATTTGAACCAACTTGTGTGCTTCTGGAATGTCCTTTCGAATATTGTGTATAAATGATCTGAGCGCAGTGACTACTGGTAATTTCTTACAGTTAGTTGTTTGTACACTGATCCAAGTCATTTTGCCATTTGTTGACAACAAAGGATACTATAGCAGTTTTTTTTAGACCAGAGGCTGATGACGATAATTTAAGTTTGTCTGCTTGATTGTGTACAATCAATGTTATTCAAATCAgttataatcatttaaataattacttaaattttCTAACCATGTTACAATGACTGAAGTAAATTacgaacaaaaataaaatctaaataggaTTTTGAAATGATCAACATCATATTCTCAGAAGTCTTACCCAGGGACCACCAGTTTCTGTCCATTGTGAATCCTATAGGAGCAACGGTAGTCATTAGGGAGCTTGCAACCAATCTGGGCCTCAATGGTGTCTAGCTCTTCCTCCCTCACTCCCtctaaaaggaaaagaaaacaaaatattcagTGGACAACACTTACACTAATAGAAAACCCACAGGTTTTCAAAAATATGGTTGAGAGAATAACACTGTGGACAGacctttaaaggtacaggttataggacctgccactagagggcgcactaccaaaacaataacaatcgtgtggttttatgacgctaagaaggagcgtggaatgttgggatttgttgtcttctacccaaccgctgacggccatcaatcagatgtaaagataaatcatggatttaatgcgagttcaacgatttggccaagtagattacatacaaagtcaatgcaaagacgcgatcagactatggatatatggatggatacataaataagtaacacaatccaacataaaatgtgcaagaagtaaataaggaactgcttgaagcaagctagtggtttgctggacgctagacactatgtccgcatttgtccacgacatggttgtcatgtggtttctacgtcagtaaaggtggtaacaaagggtaactaacgtcattgacaggcgactgcactgccccgtgtcactgtttagaatgggaattttctcatgatttacaagtagttgaaaacattagagatattgttagtaatcaactggacaaaatatataacactaccctagtggtttttggatattttactgcaaatatcgtGCCTTTAAGTGAAGCTATCATTCGGGGACATTTCTGATTCAGGTAGTTCTTCAGGTCATCCCAGGCTTTCTTGAGAGTGCTGTAATAGTCAATGTAACGGCCAAGATCAGCATAATATTCCCGAAACAGCTCCCTCCATAATAGGCCTTTGTGGGTTTTGTCtgccctgttaaaaaaaaaaaaaaaaaaaaaaaaaaaaaaagtcatctacactgtattttgattacaacaaatttaaaatgtaacaaaaagaaagaaaaatgcataTGCCGTAAATGAATCAATAGTTCTGAGGGCACGAGGAGTGAGCTTACTCTGTAAGGAGCCAGTGCTTCTGACAAAGTCTCTTCCACAGAGGGTTATGGCCTGTCAGCTCACTGAGTCGACGACTTACAAAACTGCAGCTGAGAAAAGAACAAGCCAGATCAACAACCACACTTTCAACTACTTGAACTACTTAAGATGCTGGAAACATATAGGCTATTCAGGTAATGCATCATGTTAAAACAtaaatatctgatcattgccttgaTCAACCTTCAACTGGATTTTTGTAGAATGTAATAAAAAGCGCAATTATGATTGTGACTTACTATTCTCAAACTATTAAGAACAAATCTTAAAGTTAAggggatagtttaccccaaaattaaaCATATCATTCTTAAAAGGTACCcactatatttaaaattaaaatataaaaaacaaaaatattatgtaaacgtcataatgtattgtttaaaatgatgaaaatatgtAAAGTACTTTAAGGTAGCTGCATTAACACCGAGGGAAAACTTAGTAACATTACTGGCTATGTCACTCAAAATTCCAGCTGACCAGCGTCACGTGATCATCACTGCCCATTTccgagaaatataaaaatatttatcatcaaaGCATAACTCGATTTATCATCCCCAAAGCGCAAACAGTTGCCTTCACCGTGCGGCTGCAGCAGAAATAAAGCTTTTGCTTTGCCGCTTATCGCACTAGACTGTCAACTTACATGAAGTCATGCACTTCTATCTTCAAACATAAGATGCATGAGATGATCAAGTGTAACAGCTGACACAGATGTGTGTCCTTTCATAGCGACGGGAAATTAACATTATCGCAGTATAATTGTATTTGTCTATCAATAGTAAGTTACCTGTTTGAGTAACATCACAACCTATGCTGTTAGCATTGATAGCTAACTATGCGGGGAATATTATTTTTCAAGCTTATTCAAGAAACTTTTATTGCAGAGACTGACAGAATGGCTGAAGTTGAATAACTACCTTATCAGATCACGGAAGTCCAGAAATGACAGCACCAGCAGTAAGGGATCAGACGGTAAGTTATCCAGGCTGAGCACTATGGACGTTGCCATCTTTGTAGCGAATGCAGAACTGAAGCCCCGCCCCTTCACTGCGACGACAAGAGGGCGTGTCCGCACGCTGCTCTGTTATCAAATATTGCGCACATGTTGCCACACTAACGATTAACCAAGCAAAAATGTACGATGTGAGCAGTAAGGTATCTAAAGATTTTGTTTTCGACATCACGTAACGATCCTGAATCCTtccttttgtcttttattttttatttttttatttattacacacacacaaatatatatatatatatatatatatatatatatatatatatatatatatatatatatatatatatatatagtataaagttattaattaattagtctTGTTTATAAGGGTCTAAACCACAGAACACAAAAGACGAATAATCTCCAGCCTATACttaaaagggggggtgaaatgctcgttttcactcaatatcctgttaatcttgagtacatatagagtagtactgcatccttcataaatacaaaaagtctttagttttattatattcataagagaaagataatctgtaccgatttttcccggaaaaactcgaccggctggaggcgtgacgtgtgggcggagctaaagaatcacgagcgcgaataggcttttgcgttgacagcatgtggaagctgtgacattaccctgagggaaaacccatcatccaaaacaaaccatggcttacagtcagattcagccgtttatttatgatccagaatcagatcccgaggctgaaactgaacgaaagcagcagcagcaacgactcgctccgagcggggctcgaacccgcgTCTCTGGCATGGGacgggacgcactaacaaggagacagagatatttgaagcagttttactcaccgcctgcggttccaacacacaatcgtgaccctttttccttgggattgcatcatccttaagaaataaatgatacgcaaatccgtcgtcaaactggtccttgtgaacaagcatcttcgaaatgcagggaacaaacaaaaacacttgcacaactctgttgatgctctgtaaaaataaactccatccactggtcccttaatgctgtttttttttttggtaatctgtgcagggttgtcttgccctggcaaccaaaaacacacttcttttgtgacttttcgcgacgctctcgctctgatcggtgaatcgctctgatcagtgaaatgtctgtgctgctcagcctcgctatactggagcgcgcgctcttccggcagaagtgccttaggacccatataaggaaattccgctccatctaacgtcacacagagccatactcgaaaataactttcagaaacttgtgacaaaccggaaggagtattttgggaacaaaaatactccttcaaacgtacaacttaatttttgaaactttgtccatgtttagcatgggaatccaactctttaacagtgtaaaaaactcagtatgcatgaaatagcatttcaccccccctctaATTGTCTTATGAAAAACTGTCATCAGTTTAATTTAGATCCAAACATAATAACATTATCTTTCGCTAAAAGAACCCTGCTCACGGCAATCGCTGCTCGCTGTATTTTCAGTAGTTATGTTGCTAACGTGTGAAACATTTGTGAGAGTGGTTTAACAAGCGTTAACAGAGCCGAACAGTTCTGTTATTTTAAGACAACTTTGCCATTTATTCAAGTAATTTATAAGGCTGAAATAATGTGTTTACCACCTGTTTTATATCACCTGAAGATGGCGTCACAGGTCCATTTTCTCTCTGGTGTTCTCAAGGTCAAATCCGTCAAACATTGCCGCTTCATGAATCACAAACAGCTCCATGCTTTAAAAGGAACGAGTTCCAAACCTTAAAGATATTACAAAAGCAGTTAGAAACAAAAGACCTGACAAAATAACATTGCCTAATTCTACAGTCATACCATTGTCATTATTAGTAGCATGATGGATGCCAGTGAGGTGCTGTTCCTCTGTTCAAAAAAACATCTCTCCTCTAATCTCAGAATCTTCACTTATGCTTTCATGAGGACAAATGCAGAGACATCTGTCTAAATCTTATCTTGTAATAAAATCAGTCAAAAGTCATTTTgtgttattattgtaaatattattattgtaaattattgtaaaaaaataataataataataatgtgtacaaATGAATGTGTCAGTAAGAATGTGAGAatcttgtttatttctttttaccATATGCACTATTGGCACACAAGAAAGTGAGAGAAGTGTATGAACAAACCTAATGCCATAAGTTTGGTGGCACCAGGcaaaatcacaaaaaataaagGCCTAGATATCAGAAAcgcaaatgtaaaaataaccatatttataaaatctaaccctgtttttaatgttgtttaacTTTTTAGCTCAAACAGCAGCACATAGTgctagcaatgccaaggtcatggatTCCCAGCAAATTCGTGAACTGATCAATTGCGATGTAATGtgcattggataaaagcatctgccaaatgcatcaaTAAAACAGCCTCTCTTCATAACAACACTCCTACACTACATAACTCATTATTTTAAGAATCTCTCTATACTGTGAGTGTATATATGAAGATCTGCTACAGCACGCCCAGTGTGTGAAGGTGAGTTCATGCAGCTCTGACGTAAAGGCTGACGTACAGCCACTTTGTTGATGAAAAGGGTGGGCGGCAGTGACAGACTTCTCCTTATTGAGGAGGGGTTGCCAGTGCCAGCCATCTAAGCCCCTCCCCTTTGATTATCTCCCTTTAAGCTCTGTCTGCCAGGCTGAGTTTCAGACATTGcatcacgaacacacacacacatacacgtgccACTCTATGACTCTAGCAGCTCTCCACtcatctcctctctcctcctccttctcctcctctctcaccATGGAGTCACATCATTGAAGAGTGCATTGTTCCTCCTGTTtgctcctcttctctcctctgcaCTTGATTCGGTGTGTTTGGGTGTCTGTTTGAAGGTGGGAATGCTCGTGTCTGCGACAGCGCTGTTGGGGGCTACGCTGGGAACCGTGTCTGGAGTGTTGACTCTGTGTGGTCTCTCCCTGCTTTGCAAGAGCTGTAAAAAGGGGAAACTTGAGAGAGGGGACGAGACTGACCCAGAGAAAGCCAAACCCAGTATCCTGCATACTCTGACACAGGTAAGACCAATACTCATCATGGACCAGGTTTGGTTTTAAATGCAGGCACAGACAAGAGCTTGTAAATGAACAAACAGAGATGAGAACACAGGCTGGGGTATGCAACGAGCGAAATGTTCTGACTCACCTGAGTGGAAGGATGGAAGTGGCACTTACATAACACAGGTTAGCTCACTGAGGCAGAAACAATGATACTgtactaaaaattatttttttgcatgtatcTTTACTGGATGACTGTGTCATCATGCCTGCTCATAATATAACATTATGGTGTAAATGTACTGAAAATTATGTTCTATTCTATGATTACATAGTACATACATTGTAAATCAAATTTAATGGCTGCTGTATTTGTGAATATGTCACCTTATGTCATATTACTGATGCTTGGTGTAGTAGGAGCAGAAAAACCAAAACAATCTCATGTCAATTTGTATTTCATAATTTGATGAACCGTTGGTTAATTTGTATGATCTCATTTATGCCTTTTCATGTGATTTGCTCACTCCCCATATGACAGTTATGTTAGGGGTGGGCATTCATGCTTACTTATTttcctaaaaaatattttttattaatatcagtgCTGCAAATCAAAAGAGAATGATCAAAATCAACCATCTGTGTTCTCAAATCAGATCAGCTCTCTCACAGAACTCTTGATGGTTTCAAAGAACATTGAGTTCATCCAGTAACAGGCAAGTTAGGAACGGTGAGGGACAAGTGTTCTATTATTAGAATCTTCTCCAGAGTGCTTTTATAATAGgtaattaatttagaaatgattcgtctgtgtgtgtttttgtgtatgtgcaCACACTCGTGTACATACTCACACGCTGGTGTTGTTGGGTATCTCCTGAGCTTTCCCTGAAACAGTCTAGAGTCAcgactcacacacacaattgttCTTCTCTCATGACTTCTGTCATGTCTTTCTATTGACTTGTATTGTTTATCTCGAGCTAATGATATTTCCCATCCACTGGTTGTAAATGTAAACCTTACTGAAACATTTTTGCaattgaacattttatgtttttttttttttaatgtttattaagatgtttttcTCATAGGGACcacaatgtacattatttcagattttactGTCCTTTTGGGGACACTTTGGTTGTCATGATGTTTGCAAAAACCgacccatccacacacacacttcctttcatagcctttatatattaatatctttGTATATTTATGCAGTCAGTAATAATTCCTTGCAGATTGCTGAATGAAGACCAATAGGGATATCAAAAATAGATGTCACACAAACAGGGCATCAAAATTTATCAACAGCAAAATGTCTTTATTAACTTAGGGGCTTTCTTATGACTGTGTGTTTCATTGAGGTATTGAAGTCTAGAGCCTGAAAAAAACAGGAAAGCATGAATGAAAAAATCAATACCAGAGCACTCCATTTCCCTCAGGTGGGCTGTTATCATGCTGAAATAGAGTGCACAGAGAAAGGAGCGAGAGAGGATATTCTTATACACCTCTCATCTTCCTACATCTCccactttattaataataaatactggTGCAGTGAGACAGTGCCCGCCTgctttaaaatccaatatgagATTGACCTAAcgctaaatatatactgtatactgataCACATGCACAGACAATCACATTATTCTTCAGTGTGGTGTTTGTTACACACAATCAGCAAATTAACAGTTAATTAATCAGTCAATTAATCAGTTTTCGCTAATGTCTGCCTCAGCTTACATTTTAATTGGGCATATCAAAAGAGGCTGAAATATCTCAGAGGGAAGTCTATCCTATCACCCTTGCAGTGTTTTTTCAGCATCAAAACGATATATGTatattgaaattttaaataattgaactgttaatgttttatgcattcatttgattactAGTTTTATTTATGGTAtttgtattacattataaaacattaaaaacataaaaaagagcaCTATTATTGTTAAAAGGTTAATAAATGATTACATTATCAttaaaaggtttatttatttaattcggtAGTCAcactttttgattattaaaacagaacaaacagAATTTGAAGGGGGAATAGTTGATTTCACAAGGGATGGATTATTGTCCCTGTATTTCTCATCACTTTTAAATGCCCGTTTCATGTCAAGGTGGTTAAAAATAATGCAGAGTACAGAATATGTCTGTGTAATATAAGGTTTGAATATGGAAATGATTCATTCACGCTGAGCcaatattacctttttttatcATTGGGCTGATAGTCTAATTCTATTGCATATATTCTTTGCTGTATTGGTACTGTAAAGATAATACCTGGCATGATCAGTGTTTTCTAGATATTCCatcataattaaaaacaaattctcaGCAGGGTGAAAACCTGACGGTTAgagtgaaataattttttttttacctgtctatTCTCATAAccaatcatgttttttttctctttcttttttatgtaCATGTTTTAGTTCAGTGTGCAGAAATGCACAGAACCCATCCAGCCTCAAGCATCTTTGAAGTTTCCTCAAATCTACCGCCCCAAACCTTCTGTCACTTCTCAAGAGGTAGTAAACTACAAAGAACATGGAGCTGCCAACGACACGTCTGCTGCTGAGCTCGACACCTGTAACCAGGCAACCGAACGTGAGGAGGTCTTCTCCCTCCCACGGCAAGGTAAGGAAATGACAGCTAAAATCTAATTGAACTTAATGGGGGAGGCTGTATGTGTgcgggtgtgtttgtgtgacgaCGAGGTTTTCTGTGCAATCCAGACTTCCAATGCATTCCAGCCAGGAAGAGAGAGACCAGCTAATTTCAGCCAGTCTGAATTCAGGAAAATCCGAGCTGACTATTTATGGGGCTGACAAATTCATCTCACCCCTTAAGGCATTAGATGCAAACTGGAATTTCAGCCATTAAATACCATTAACATGTTAGACACTAGTGTCATTTGCTGCTGCTGTTAAAATCTGTGCAGATATGCCACAGAGACAGTTGATAGCCTCTCGCATTAAAGTAATAAAACCTGCTAATATAATCATGACTGTTCATTGACATCTGACTCACAGTTTATATCACATCATGTGAAGGTTAAGCTACatacaatataataattcatGATCAAGACCTTCCTTTCTGAGCAAGACTTGACGTTTATCCGCCCACTATCAGATGCAGAAAAAGAAAGATAATAAGTGCtaacttttttgaaaaatgtaaaagcaTGTGTACTGTTTTTCTCAATGCTGTGCTGCGTTGGCAGACCAACAGCGTGATATCACGTATGATTGCTTGCATAGGATCATTTTAGATACATTGTGTATTTATGATGCTGTTTGTCTTCAAGCAGCACTCACGAATGAATCCTAACTTAATCAATGTTATTGATTGATACAGTTATATCACTGGTTCCATGACTCACTTTAAAAAGatacttgtcgccacctactggctcATCAATGTAAGCTGCAGAAAAAGTCACTTAACAATCCTCACCACTAATGCATACAAACAGTGAAAAGTCCCAGGAGAACCAGGAGTAACTATAGTCTGTATTGCTGGATTAAAGAATCCAAAGGATTTTAATAAGAAATTGTGCACCTAAAATAGTCTTTATTTACCCAGAGTTGAATCTCACTTATATTCATTTTCTTCATATTAGTTTCCACAGATGAAACTCCATGTACATCTGAGCAAACTGGTGCCATGACGACAAGTAGCTCCATCCTATATCCCAAACTGCACTTCTCCATCAGCCTGCACAAAGAAAATGGAGAGCTACACATCAGCATTGTAGAAGGTAATGAACATTCATCTACATGTTTCTAGAAATATATTGGGGCACCTGTGAATTGCAGGTGAAACTCAGACTACATTGTGCAGCATGCCTTTGAAGATAATTTACCAACTAGTGTTTCAAAGGATACATACAATAAGTGTCAATATCCTGGATCCCTGTGGAAATGCTGTCAAGTTGTAACAAGACTAATATATCAGCACTTCACTCTTCATCATCTTTTTAACTTCAGAAATGTGattacacacataaacacaaaaatacacaaaacttgaaattaaataaattagtgcTGAATA
Proteins encoded in this region:
- the fbxo3 gene encoding F-box only protein 3, translated to MATSIVLSLDNLPSDPLLLVLSFLDFRDLISCSFVSRRLSELTGHNPLWKRLCQKHWLLTEADKTHKGLLWRELFREYYADLGRYIDYYSTLKKAWDDLKNYLNQKCPRMIASLKEGVREEELDTIEAQIGCKLPNDYRCSYRIHNGQKLVVPGLMGSMALSNHYRSEDLLDIETAAGGFQQRRGMRQCLPLTFCFHTGLSQYMALESTEGRTCSEIFYQCPDQLAQDPSAIDVFITGPNFTEWFTSYVDNVVTGEYPIIRDQIFRYVHDKRCVATTGDITVSVSTSFLPELSSVHPPHFFFTYRIRIEMAKSALPENACQLDSRYWKITNANGNVEEVRGPGVVGEFPVMTPGKVHEYASCTTFSTTSEFMEGHYTFHRLNNKEEVFDVSIPRFHMVCPPFRESTVRSSSVSEVSAPYDDENSSDTDDYEEGEMRGMNMADPGGRCPRHI